The following DNA comes from Hordeum vulgare subsp. vulgare chromosome 3H, MorexV3_pseudomolecules_assembly, whole genome shotgun sequence.
catttcaacaaactatgacatgaatgttgtcataagattgatcatttggcttgaaagccatgaatcttcacgcatgatagcccatttctaagaattttttttcaaaataattatcatattacaagtttattattttacgtgGTAACTTGGTCAAATATTATGACAcaatgcccatttcaaaatgcagTCCAAACGACATGTATGACCGTTCGTAGCTAGGGcttgatttttgcaaatattttggagTATCTATGAAGAAATGGATACTTTTGTATCTAGaaatgttttttgaaaaaaataaatagcaaactatgaggAAGTTGCAGTTTAAATTTGACTTGCTTCCAGCTGAATCGGTAGAAAGTTTtccttttcacgagaggtggataaaagctttagaAAATTGATATTAAGTATTACAAAAAGactcaaccatttggtcaattataTATTAAGTAtgtactagtattttagaaaattgatggagtccaattttataaaaaatatttggtaggttctttACAAAAAGACCCATTTTGCCACTCGAAAAATGATTAAAAATAGCTAGAAAGTTgagaaatgcatacaaattggtcctcatccatAAAATATGGTCTAAATCTAGTGAAAATTTATGTGAtgcccttttgcaaaatatttttgatagatgcttcacaGAATTCATCTTTCCACGGATCACTGATTTTTCAAACCAATCAGAACTCTTCCCACGGATCGATGgcacccatccatccatccatctatctcacCATCCATCCGTATATCCATCCATCCGTCCATCCAACCCACCGGTCCACCAAACCCTAGGCTTCGCTCCACTTtcctccgtcttcctcctccgctcGTATCCACCCAACCAGCCGGCGGCGGCCACCTCTCCCCTACCCCCACCGATGACCTACCGACCTCCAACCTCTACCCCACTGCCGGCACACCCAACCCTCTCCTCTCCCGAGCCGCCGAGTCCAACCTCCACAGCTCTCACCCGCAACCCGAAACCCTAGCTCGTGCACATGGCGACGAGGCTCTGGATCCACAGGCCGGAGGTGCAGCTCTGGATTTGACCCGGACGATGCCATCAACGGAGAGCGCGGCGGGGCTGCGGACGTCGGAGTTCGCGCTGCCGGACGGCGTGCTGGCGGTGCTGTCGTGGGACCCCTACGAGCAACTGGATGTGGCGCGCCGCATCACCGCGCTGGCCGTCGCCGGCTGGGTCACCGGGCTCGAGTGCGAGGTGGCGCGGCTCAGGGAGGGCGCCGCCGACAGGGAACAGGAGAACGTCGAGCCGTGGGACGTCGAGAGCACGGAGGTCGCTGGTCCTGGCCATGCGGGTGCTCCCGCTAGCCCTCACTGCCGCCATCTTCTCCGGCGCCACCGCCATCGTCATCTACATCTCCGGCCTCTTGGAGTCGGACCTGGCGGCGCTTGCCGCGCTGCAGGGAGGGTTCATCAAGTGCGTGGTACATCGCCCCCTTGCTGCTGATCTACTGCTGCTCCCTTCCGCACATTACAGATTTCCTGTCAGTTGGGGCTCAGCTGTGTCATCATCTGTGTGCAAATTCGATGCTACATTGTGTTGTACATGGGGATCATGCATGAGCCTTGGTAGATTGGCATGGTAAACTGGTCGATAACTTCTATGACTTCCTCTGTGAATTGATGTGAATGAATGTGATGCTTGCTGTTTAGTATTAGTAGATGGGAAGGATTCATACTACAAGCGAAATTTTATTTTATCTAGGATTGGGGTGAGTTTGATGTCTGGAAAGGATTCATGTTTTATGTTCAGAAGTGCCGCCCGCTTCATGACCTCTGTTGTAAGATTAGTAGCATACTAGTTCGGGCGAGTCTTACTTGTTTAGAATGATTGCGGGATGCTAATGGTCTAGGACTGCAAGCGTTTGCCGGAGAAGATTACTGCCGTGTTGTAATACAGTACCCGAGTGACACGGTTTCTAAGTGGGTAAGTGCGCATTTGCTTTATCACTTCTTTCCTTATGCAAGCatttctcctttgagttatttaATTTGATTTTGTACCTGGCAACTGTACTGCATAGACAAGGGTGGACCACGGGCATTTGTTGTTCCTCTCATAGGAGAACACGGGCATTTTGGAATATAATTGCTCTTCGTTTTCCCCTTTGTTCCCTAGATCGGAATGCATGTTCTTGTAGGAATCACTCTGTTTTCTTTTCCTGGTAACCACGTTAAATCGGAAGCGAGTTAGTGTAGATATAGCAGTGATTTTGTGCTTTTGCTTGCCTGATTTTGAGGCTATGTGGTGTAAACAACCTTGTGTGATGCTAgtgtaggggggggggggggtctttggCTTGTGAGAAAGCTTTGCCGATAATTTGTGCATTCCAGATAAATGACCACCTCATAATTCCACCTAGCTCTTTGTAGTAAAAATATTCACTTGTAGCATCAAGCACTATTGCATTTCATGATTTCAACGAATGCAGAACTCCGCACCTATTTCCTGATCTCCAAGTTTTCATTACTTCTCTGTTACATCGTTTTCTGCATTTCAGTGAGATCTAAATGCCGGCGTACAGTTTTGTTCAATATTGACAAAGTTTATTGTTTCATTTATTGAATTTTACGGCGTCTCCTAAGACGGGAAATCAACAGGGAGAATGTCGGTTTCTCGCTACTTTTCGTGCTTGTAGCCGCTATTCTGGGCATCCTACTAGGATTTTTCATGAAGAGATGAGCCTGTGTAACAATGCAGGTTGTTTCAGTTCTCTCTCAAGACCTGAATATCATATGTCCACTCAGTCTTGTTAGACATATGTACAACTCATGGACTCTTAA
Coding sequences within:
- the LOC123443373 gene encoding uncharacterized protein LOC123443373 isoform X1 — encoded protein: MPSTESAAGLRTSEFALPDGVLAVLSWDPYEQLDVARRITALAVAGWVTGLECEVARLREGAADREQENVEPWDVESTEVAGPGHAGAPASPHCRHLLRRHRHRHLHLRPLGVGPGGACRAAGRVHQTGNQQGECRFLATFRACSRYSGHPTRIFHEEMSLCNNAGANTLITSARNIWSTRSRSILNEPKSSAIIGSHNVNLHDLAIGRRSKCRFFSRSVMPSSSLWWSPFSSPLHYLSY
- the LOC123443373 gene encoding uncharacterized protein LOC123443373 isoform X2, whose protein sequence is MPSTESAAGLRTSEFALPDGVLAVLSWDPYEQLDVARRITALAVAGWVTGLECEVARLREGAADREQENVEPWDVESTEVAGPGHAGAPASPHCRHLLRRHRHRHLHLRPLGVGPGGACRAAGRVHQTGNQQGECRFLATFRACSRYSGHPTRIFHEEMSLCNNAGANTLITSARNIWSTRSRSILNEPKSSAIIGSHNVNLHDLAIGRRRFFSRSVMPSSSLWWSPFSSPLHYLSY
- the LOC123443373 gene encoding uncharacterized protein LOC123443373 isoform X4 — encoded protein: MPSTESAAGLRTSEFALPDGVLAVLSWDPYEQLDVARRITALAVAGWVTGLECEVARLREGAADREQENVEPWDVESTEVAGPGHAGAPASPHCRHLLRRHRHRHLHLRPLGVGPGGACRAAGRVHQTGNQQGECRFLATFRACSRYSGHPTRIFHEEMSLCNNAAFHVWL